In Salarias fasciatus chromosome 9, fSalaFa1.1, whole genome shotgun sequence, the genomic stretch GACAAGAACAACGAACGAACACCAGGTTCtctcattgttaatgttcacagTGTATTGTCCCAGGAaaatatggaccaggaccaggaccaggaccaggacttcAGCATCCATTATCACTAGCTGCTCGGTTCAAGCtatctcagctgttttaaaTCATTTGAGCATTTTTAGACATGTTTAACATTTGAATGAGTTAGCACATTTAAGTTGGAGAAATTAGATTAAAACCCAGAATGagtccagaggagctggagtccAGAGCACCGACCCACCGACGAGCCACCGTACCTCCATGAGCCCCGCCACAGgccagaaacacaaagaggctGTGGTTGAAGCTGAAGCTGGGAGGCAGGACGCTGTTTCTATGGAAACGGCACTGGATGAGCCCGTTCTCCAGCCTCCAGGCTCCACCCCACAGGCTCTCCTGAGAACAAGACCGGAGCACCGGCTCctgaggtcagtgtgtgtgtgtgtgtgtgtgtgtgtgtgtgtgtgtgtgtgtgtgtgtgtgtgtgtgtgtgtgtgtgtgtgtgtgtgtacctgtgggTGCAGCTCTGGCTGTGTTCTTCCTGAGACGTACCCGGCTCTGATGGAGACTCCGCCTCCGTccttcacacacaggaagacgTCGTCGTTCCCCTGCAGCACAGCGGCCGTGGTTATTTGGCGTCTTTTCATTTGGAATTAAATCATCCTccttcctgtttacatgagaatgAAGGTTTCCATAGAAACATGTTTTAGCCTTTATAACTGACATATTCACAAACTCCacctccttttcttctctttattcTCTCTGTATTAACTTTGATGTGAAATGTTAAGAACAGAATATTTTAAAGTGGAATTAACTTTTACTCTGACTTATCAGGGAATTAAACTCTGACGTGAACACGGCCATTCCTTCACATCGTGGGTCTGGTTCCACGCTGCCATTCCGGACCATTCAAACCAAGCTTCATGCTTCTTCTTTTAATTGTGGACATGCTAGAGACTGGTCCACTGAAGTCCTCCGAGCTGCTCTGACCCTGTCCTGGGACATGTGAGTCACAGGCGTCTCTGGGTTTCCTCTCACCATCCACTTGTCCAGAGACAGGGCGAAGGACACGTAGCCTTCAGCTGGTCCGCTGAGCTCAAACATCACGCTGCGTCCCGAAGCGTCCGCCGTGAAGGACAGGAAGACGCAGCGGTGGTCCGAGTCCGGGCGGCAGCCCTCCGGCTCCCGCAGGCAGGACTTGGTGAGTCCACATCcctctgaactgaactgaggaCCAGAGAGGGTTACTTTTCTCATACACAACAAATTTGTGTTGTCCAACAAGTGTGACAGACTGGGACAGTCTGGgtcaggggtctgcaacctttctGACCAAACGAgtcatttttgtgactttccacTGAGTCAAGTTCGCTTGGAGccaaaacctttaaaatgaggcgaatgcagctcaggaagtttcatGTATAGTCTTGATTCACATATAAAAAGGGATCTGAAGCAGATCGCCGGTATGGACCAGTGGAAACACTACTTATATGTTCATTTGCACTCTGAGAtgcagcatttttgaatgggttctaatggAACTCAGGCTGTTTTTACAAAATaacttcaccccccccccccccccccccccccccccccccacgatgAAAtgtgatgagatgagatgagatgataTGAGATGAGAtgtgatgagatgagatgagatgagatgtgaTGAGATGATATGAGATGTGATGAGATAATATGAGATGAGAGAGAtgtgatgagatgagatgagatgagatgagatgagatgagatgagatgtgatgagatgagatgagatgtgatgagatgagacgagatgagatgagatgtgatgagatgagatgagatgtgatgagatgagacgagatgagatgagatgtgatgagatgtgatgtgatgagatgagatgagatgagatgatatgtgacgagacgagacgagacgagacgagacgagacgagacgagacgagatgaGACCACTGAGCAGACTGACCGGTGCAGACAGGACTGCCGGGCTGCTGGGGGAAGCAGGAGGGGCGGTGGACGGGGACTCTGTGGCTCCTCTCAGGACCACCAGAGGGCCTGTGATCCTCACCCAGTACACCTGGTAGTCCTGCACCACCGTCACActgccaggacacacacacagctccacacactGAACAGCCACACCCAAGAGACGGAATAATGAGGTGGAAAATACCAGGGAGGAAGTTGGACAGTGACTCTCACTTCCCACTTCAGCCGCAGGACGGAGTACTCACAGGAACTGGACCGAGTGTGGAGGGTTTCTGTCAGACCGCCAGACTGCCTGAATGTGAGTCTTCCTGGATCCTGTCCTGTGGCTCACTGCCgatctctacacacacacacacacacaccacacacacacacacacacacacaccacacacacacacacacacacacacacacacacacacacaccacacacaacacacacacacacacacacacacacacacacacacacacacacacacacacacaggaatgagATGTGAACAAGCACCCAGACTGATCCACATACCTCCGTCAGTGTTTAGAAGCAGggcagggtgtgtgtggtgtgtgtgaggtgtgtgtgtctaacaTCAACAGTTTCAACATGTATTTCAACCAAATGACCGACGATCACTCATTTATCCCAAACATGAAGCAGTGAATACGGCTCTGATAGGAGCCACAAAGCCTGGTCCAGACTGGGGACCGCTGAGccgtccccccacagcctctgTGTGGACACCACGTCACCCCAGCAGCTTCACCGTCCACGGGACACCCAGCACCTGGGatcctgtccctgtcctttGGTTCGGTTTGTTTTCTGAGAGCAGACTGAACACCTGGACAGCGTCACACCACAGCAGCTGCGCATTTAGGACAGTGCTTCCTAAATCCACCAATGAGATGGAAACCGTTCGATTAGTCCAGCCCAGCAGTGGAAATCCCGTCTCTTTGTTGGACTGGCCACAAACACCGAGACCGATagtcctctgactgtctctcAGTGAGCCTCACTGCTCCACGTCCGCCCTCCAGACATCGTCCCACTCTGTCCCTCTGCTGAGTGTCTTGCTGGGATTCGTCCTCCCTCCTCGGTCCACTGATAGTCTGCAGACCAGACCACACTTGAGACACGTCCTGTCTCACCTGCCTGAGGGCGATGCTGATGACTGATGGCGTCTCCTGACACTTGCCAGGTTGTTTCGGGGAGCTTTGACGAGTATGAGTACTCTGTGGAGTATCAGATCCGATACCGGTATGGGAACTGGGTCCGATATCAGTACAGGGCTCCATGATATATTGCTAATTAGTGAGGGACGCTTCACTCACTCGTCCATCATCAGAGACTTTACAGAAGAGATGAACTGAACGTCACAGTCAAGCACTGCGTTAATGAAAGAGCTTCTTCCTACCGGAGAGCCagcacactgcagcagctggctCTGCTGCGGGGCGCTCAGGCTGAAGACTCCCACCGCCGGGGACTGCAGGTCCTCTGAGTCCCGGGCTTCAATCAGGAAACCCCGGAAGAAGGAGCCGTTCAGGGCCTGTAGGGACACTGAGGGAAACCAGAGGGTGTGAAGATCCAGAGAGCGTCCAGAGAGCGTCCAGAGAGCGTCCAGAGAGCGTCCAGAGAGCGTCCAGAGAGCGTCCAGAGAGCGTCCAGAGAGCGTCCAGAgagcgtgcagagagcgtccagAGAGCGTCCAGAGAGCGTCCAGAGAGCGTGGGGACGCAGTCCGGGTCTCTACCTGTGACGGGCTCTCCGGGGCTGAAGCTGGGTTTGTCCACGCTGAGGCTGTATGGAGGGGGGTCCGGACGGGGCCGGGGGCCGTGCTGAGGACCCATGTCTCCACAGGCCACGCCCACCCTGCCGTTACTGAAGCCCCACGCCGAGCGAGTCCACACGGTCAGTACTGCCACCAGGGGGTGTCCCCACCACATGATGGACGCCTGGACACTCCCACAGTCTGCAGAGACACAGGAGAcactcagtgacacacacacacactcaacactccccactccacacacacactgcacgttccaaactccaaacaccacactccacacacacactccacactccacactccaaacaccacccACACACTCCAAATACCACCCACACACTCCAAACCCCACCTCccaactccacactccaaactccacactccaaataccacactccaaactccacactccacactccacactccaaactccaaacaCCACCCACACACTCCAAACCCCacctccaaactccacactccacactccacactccaaactccaaacaCCACCCACACACTCCAAACCCCACCTCccaactccacactccaaactccacactccaaactccacactccaaacaccacactccaaactccacactccacactccaaacaccacccACACACTCCAAACCCCACCTCccaactccacactccaaactccacactccaaataccacactccaaactccacactccacactccacactccaaactccacactccaaacaccacacacacactccaaactccacactccaaacaccacactccacacttcacactccaccctccaaacaccacactccacacttcacactccacactccaaactcaaCACTCCCAACTCcaaactccaaacaccacactcaaaactccacactccactctccaaactccacactccaaactccacactccaaactccacactccacactccaaacacgacacacacactccaaactccacactccaaacaccacactccacactgcaaacaccacactccacactccaaacaccacactccacacttcacactccaccctccaaacaccacactccacacttcacactccaccctccaaacaccacactccacacttcACACTCCACCCTCCAAACACCGCACTCGACACttcacactccacactccaaactccacactccactctccacactccacactccacactccaaacaccacactccaaactccacactccactcTCCACACTCccaactccacactccacactccaaacaccacactccacactccaaactccacactccaaactccacactccaaacaccacactccacactccaaactccaaacactacactccacactccacactccaaactccacactccaaactccacactccaaacaccacactccacactccaaacgccacactccaaacaccacactccacactccaaactccacactccaaacaccacactccacactccaaactccaaacactacactccacactccacactccaaacaccacactgaACACTCAAAACTCCACACtcaaaactccacactccaaactccacactccaaacaccacactccacactccaaactccacactccaaataCCACACTCCATACTCCAagctccacactccaaacaccacactccacactccaaactccacactccaaactccacactccacactccaagctccacactccaaacaccacactccacactccaaactccacactccaaactccacactccaaacaccacacacacactccacacgccaccctccaaacaccacactccacacttcACACTCCACCCTCCAAACACTGCACTCGACACttcacactccacactccaaactccacactccactctccacactccacactccacactccaaacaccacactccaaactccacactccactctccacactccacactcccaactccacactccacactccaaacaccacactccacactccacactccaaacaccacactccacactccaaactccacactccaaacaccacactccacactccaaactccaaacactgcactccacactccacactccaaactccacactccacactccaaacaccacactccaaactccacactccaaacaccacactccacactccaaactccacactccaaacaccacactccacactccaaactccaaacactacactccacactccaaacaccacactccacactcaaAACTCcgcactccaaacaccacactccacactgcaaacaccacactccacactccaaacaccacactccacacttcacactccaccctccaaacaccacactccacacttcacactccaccctccaaacaccacactccacacttcacactccaccctccaaacaccacactccacacttcACACTCCAGCCTCCAAACACCGCACTCGACACttcacactccacactccaaactccacactccactcTCCACACTCccaactccacactccaaacaccacactccacactccacactccacactccaaacaccacactccacactccaaacaccacactccacactccaaactccaaacactacactccacactccacactccaaactccacactccaaacaccacactccacactccaaactccacactccaaacaccacactccacactccacactccaaacaccacactccacactccaaactccacactccaaacaccacactccacactccaaactccacactccaaacaccacactccacactccaaactccacactccactctccaaactccacactccaaacaccccTCTCCAAACTACACACTCCACTCTCCAAACTCCACCCTCCACACTCCCAACGCCAAACTCCGCActtcacactccacacacacactccaaactcctcactccaaacaccacactccacactccaaactccactctccaaactccacactccacactccaaacaccacactccacactcaaAACTCCACACtcaaaactccacactccacactccacacacacactccaaactccacactccaaattCCACACTCCactctccaaactccacactccacactcaaaactccacactccacactccaaactccacactccacattccaaacaccacactccaaacactacactccacactccacactccaaactccacactccaaacaccacactccacactccaaactccacactccaaacaccacactccacactccaaactccacactccaaacaccacactccacactccaaactccaaacactacactccacactccaaacaccacactccacactcaaaactccacactccaaacaccacactccacactgcaaacaccacactccacactccaaacaccacactccacacttcacactccaccctccaaacaccacactccacacttcacactccaccctccaaacaccacactccacacttcacactccaccctccaaacaccacactccacacttcACACTCCACCCTCCAAACACCGCACTCGACACttcacactccacactccaaactccacactccactctccacactccacactccaaacaccacactccaaactccacactccactcTCCACACTCccaactccacactccacactccaaacaccacactccacactccacactccacactccaaacaccacactccacactccaaactccacactccaaactccacactccaaacaccacactccacactccaaacaccacactccacactccacactccaaactccacactccaaactccacactccaaacaccacactccacactccaaactccacactccaaacaccacactccacactccaaactccacactccaaacactacactccacactccacactccaaacaccacactccacactcaaAACTCCACACTCAAAACTCCACACtcaaaactccacactccaaacaccacactccacactccaaataccacactccacactccaagctccacactccaaacaccacactccacactctaaattccacactccaaactccacactccaaacaccacacacacactccacacgccacactccaaacaccacactccacactccacactccaaacaccacactccaaactccaaactccacactcccaACTCCagactccaaacaccacactccaaactccacactccaaacaccacactccacactccacactccaaacaccacactccaaactccaaactccacagTCCCAACTCCagactccacactccaaactctacactccaaacaccacacacacactccacacgccacactccacactccaaactccacactccaaacaccacactccacactccaaactccacactccactctccaaactccacactccaaacaccccTCTCCAAACTACACACTCCactctccaaactccacactccacactcccaACGCCATACTCCGCActtcacactccacacacacactccaaactcctcactccaaacaccacactccacactccaaactccactctCCACACTCCCAACGCCATACTCCGCActtcacactccacacacacactccaaactccactctccaaactccacactccacactccaaacaccacactccacactcaaAACTCCACACtcaaaactccacactccacactccacacacacactccaaactccacactccaaattCCACACTCCactctccaaactccacactccacactcaaaactccacactccacactccaaactccacactccacattccaaacaccacactccacactccacactccaaacaccacactctgcactccacactccaaacaccacactccacactccaaactccacactccaaa encodes the following:
- the LOC115394274 gene encoding putative ferric-chelate reductase 1, coding for MATRTTQDCGSVQASIMWWGHPLVAVLTVWTRSAWGFSNGRVGVACGDMGPQHGPRPRPDPPPYSLSVDKPSFSPGEPVTVSLQALNGSFFRGFLIEARDSEDLQSPAVGVFSLSAPQQSQLLQCAGSPRSAVSHRTGSRKTHIQAVWRSDRNPPHSVQFLVTVVQDYQVYWVRITGPLVVLRGATESPSTAPPASPSSPAVLSAPFSSEGCGLTKSCLREPEGCRPDSDHRCVFLSFTADASGRSVMFELSGPAEGYVSFALSLDKWMGNDDVFLCVKDGGGVSIRAGYVSGRTQPELHPQESLWGGAWRLENGLIQCRFHRNSVLPPSFSFNHSLFVFLACGGAHGGSVLKHQEQPVVSGRQTVISGPPEDLRGSRPPLLIRLHGVLMLTAWMWTASCGVLAARHCKHLWSSRSRPGHTLWFQLHRTLMVLALVLTAVGFTLPFLYRRGWSKSAGSHSSMGCAVLTLSVLQGTSAWFRPAPQSPRRVFFRWTHLAVGSITHLLAVVCVFQGPALQTLLLPRPWYPAGLSAWLLWILLTDLLLQLHAFLSRIRDGNRTRSEEQENIISENQQQAECWSVRKTMLLLFLLGHSIFLAAFTQAVFRL